Genomic segment of Umezawaea sp. Da 62-37:
ACCGGGTCCACGGGGTCCACCGGGTCCGCGGAGAAGGCGGGCACGGACGCCCCCGCCGCCTCGGCGGGGTCCGACGTGCCCGACACCGGCTGCCCGATCAGCGTGGCCGACCTGTCCAGCGCCACCGGGTTGACCTTCGAACTCGGGGACGTCCGGCAGGACCACGAGCTGGAGACCCAGCCGGGCGTGAAGGCGCTCGTGTGCGTCTTCATCTCGCCGTCCACCCCGCAGGAGGCGGGCGACCCGCTCGTCCTGCGCGTCGACACCGTCACCGGCGCCGACGCCGCGGCGGTCCGCGCCAACTTCGAGCGCAGCTGCACCGACAACGGCGGCACGCTCGGCGAGTCGGAGGTGGCCACCGGCAAGACGTGCACCCGCGGCACCAACACCATCGAGGGCGACCTCAGCAGCGGTGACCGCACGGTCGACGTCTACTTCGTCAACGCCACCAACGACACCGGCGCCGCGATGACCGAGAAGCTCGACAAGGTGCTCGCCGCGGTCTCCTGACCACCGGCCTCGGATGCCCTGGCAGTCCCGCTGTTCGCCGCGCGAACGCCATGACGTGGTGGCCGGCCGCCAACGCCTGGTCCACCACCTCCCGACCGGTCCCGCCCAGCACCGGGATCCGGCGCACCCGGCCGATCCGCTTCCGCGCGTCATGCCGCTCCCCGTCGCGCGGACCCCGTGGGACGTCCCGCTTCTCCGAGTCGAGTCGTCGCAGTTGCGGACGTCCCGGCCGCGCAGGGGTGCGCGGCCGGGACGGCGCTGCTACGGAACCCTCCACTGCTGGGCCGTGCTGGTGTTGCAGTCGTAGATCTGGAGCTGGATCCCGTTGGCCGAGTTGCTGTTCGGGACGTCGAGGCACCGGCCCGACGGCGCGTTCACCAGCGACCCGTTCGCCTTGGGCCACCACTGCTGGGCCCCGGTGCCGTTGCAGTCCCAGAGCTGGACCTTGGCGCCGTTCGACCGGCTGCTGGCGCTCACGTCCAGGCACCGGCCCGCGGCGCGGACGCTGCCGTCCGACGCCAGGGTCCACTGCTGGGCGGCGGAGGAGTTGCAGTCCCACAGCCGCACGGGAGCGCCGTTGGCCGTGACGCCGGGATCGGCGTCCGCGCACTTCCCGGCCAGACCGGTGACCGCGCCGGTCCGCGCGGGTGTCGGGCCCACGTCGAACGACGGCGGAGCGTCGGCGGCGGCCGATCCCCACGTGGACGCCGTCGTGCCCAGGGTGTAGTCGAGCGTGCCGCCGTTCGCGATGAAGGTCGACGGCAGCCACGGCTTGGTCGACGCGGTTCCGTTGACGCGCAAGGACTGCACGTACTTCGCCGAGTCGGACGCGCCCGCCGCGGTGATCGTGATGGTCTTGCCGTTGCCGCGGGTGATGGTGGTCTGCGGGAACTGCGGGCTCGCGAGCACCAGGTCGGCCCGTCCCGGCGCCTCCGGGTACATGCCGAGCGCGGCCCACACCGCCCACGACGACATCTCGCCGAGGTCGTCGTTGCCCACCAGGCCTTCCGGGACCGGGGTGAAGATCGACGTCAGGGCGCGGCGGACCACGTCCTGGGTCTTCGCGGGAGCGCCCGCGTAGGCGTAGGCCCACGGGGTGTTCAGCGTCGGCTCGTTGCCCAGGTAGGCGTAGGGCTTCTTGGGGCCCGCGTTGAGCTCGGTGAAGAACGTGTCCAGGCGCGAGACCACGGAGGCGTTGCCGCCCATCGCGTCGAACAGGCCGCGGTGGTTGTAGGGCACCATCCACGTGTACTGGGCCGCGTTGCCCTCGACGTACTCGTTCTCCTGGATCGGGTCGAACGCGGGCCAGCTCAGGTCGGTGTTGCGCGGCTTGAGGTACTTCTGCCCGGACTCGAAGAGGTTGCGCCAGTTCTGCGCGCGGCGCAGGAAGTTCTCCGCCGTGGCGGTGTCGCCGAGGCGCGCCGCGAGCTGGCTGATGGCGAAGTCGGCGCTGGTGTACTCCAGCGTCGTCGAGGCGGAGCCCCAGACGTCGCCCAGCCCCGTCGGGACGTAGCCGTAGGTGTTGTACTGCAACCAGCCCGGCCGCTGGCGGATGTCGTTGACGCCCGCCACGATGCGCTGCAGGGCCTGCGCGGTGTCGAACGACGTGCCGCCGAACGCGTGCACCGTGGAGACGATGATCGCCATCGGGTCGCCGTTCATGACGCCCGTGCCGCCGTTGGCGACGGTCCAGCGGTCGAAGTAGCCGCCCTGCGCCGCCTGGTTCACCGCCGACTGCGCTATGTCGGAGGCCTCCTTGGGCGCCAGCAAGGAGATCAGGGCTATCTGGGAGCGGTAGACGTCCCACCCGGAGTAGTTCGCGTACTGCACGGTGGTCGTGGTGTGCACCTGGTTGTCGAACCCGGTGTAGCGGCCGTTGACGTCGCTGTACACGTTGGGGTGCAACAGGGAGTGGTAGAGCGACGTGTACAGCGTGCGGAGCTGGGTGGTGGTGCCGCCGGTGACGTCGATCCGCCCCAGCCAGCCGTTCCACGCGGCCCGCGACTGGGCCTTCACCTGGTCGAACGTCTTGGTGCCGGTCTCACTCGCCAGGTTGGCCTTCGCGCCGTCGAGGTCGACGAACGAGATGCCGATGCGGGCCGTCACCGTGCTGGTGTTGAAGGAGACGAACGCCGACGCGGCGAACGGCTGCACGTCCTGGGTCGTGACGGGCGCCGGGGGCAGGTTCTGCGTCTGCGCGGTCTTGGGCTCCGGCGGCAGCTGCTGGCCGCTCTTGCCCTCGATCGTGCGCCGCGACTCGTCGACCTTGCCCTGCTCGTCCACCACGCCCGCGGTGCTGAAGTTCTGGTCGAACGTGACGGTGAAGTGCAGCCGGTACCTGTTGCCCGCCCCGCAGAAGCCGCCGCTGTCGGTGTAGCCGGACAGGCTGTTCGTGCCGATCGTGATCGACCCGCTCGCCGCGTTGAACGCCCGCGCGGCGTCCACCGACAGCGAGGCGCGCTGGCCAGCCGGGTAGGTGAACCGCGCGACGCCCGAGCGCTGGTTGGCCGTCAGCTCGGTGCGCAGGCCGTTGTCGAAGGCCACCGAGTAGTAGCCGGGCTGCGCGATCTCGTTGGCGTGGTTGAAGGTGGAGTAGCTCACCGGGCTGGTGCCGAGCGTCGGCATGAACGGGATGTTCCCGAAGTCGCTGCACCCCGGCCCCGACAGGTGGGTCAGGCTGAAGCCGCGGATGCGGTTGTCGTCGTAGTGGTAGCCGCCGTGCTGGTGGGTGACCGTGTCGGGGCTCCACTGGAGCATCCCGAACGGCGACACGGCGCCGGGGAACGTGTTGCCCGCCCCACCGCCGTGCCCGAAGTCGGGGCCACCGGGCTTCGTGCCGACGAACGCGTTGACGTACTGGGCCGGGTCCGACACCGCTTGGGCCGTGCCCGCCGTTATCGGGACCGCGACGGCCGCGAACGTCACGGCCGCCAGGGCTATGGAGCGAAGACGCATGGTTCCTCCTGCAGGGTGAGGAAGATGACAACGTTGTCAGCGTGGATTCTCCCACCGACATGCCTGGTCAGGAACCCGCTGCGCGGCGCAACCTCGGTGCGTCCGCCGATGTCCGCCGGACAGGATTCCGACCGTCCCTCCCCGGAAGGGACCTTCGGCACTGTGGCCGGGCGCTCGGCGACGGCAACGTCGACACCCACGGCGTACGGTGCGCCGGGGTGCGGGCCGCGCACGTCGGGTGGAGGTGGTGGGGATGCCCACGAGGGTCTTCCTGGTGGACGACCACCAGATCGTCCGGCGGGGCGTCGCCGAGATGCTCGGCGAGGAGGGCGACCTGGAGGTGGTCGGCGAGGCCTCCTCGGTGGCCGAGGCGCTCACCAGGGTCCCGACCAGCGGCGCCGACGTGGCCGTGCTGGACATCCGGCTGCCCGACGGCAACGGGATCGAGCTGTGCCGGGACCTGCGTTCCCTGCTGCCCGACCTGAACGTGCTCATGCTGACGTCGTTCGCCGACGACGAGGCCCTCTTCGACGCGATCATGGCCGGGGCGTCGGGGTTCGTGCTCAAGCAGATCCTCGGCGGCGACCTGGTCGACGCCGTGCGCACGGTGGCCGGTGGCCAGTCGCTGCTCGACGCCCGGTCGACCTCCGCGCTGCTCAACCGGATCCGCCGCGACCGCGAGACGGGCGACCCGCTGCGGACGCTGACCGACCAGGAGCGCGCGGTGCTGGACCTGATCGGCGACGGCCTGACCAACCGGGAGATCGCCGAACGGATGTTCCTGGCGGAGAAGACCGTCAAGAACTACGTCTCGCACCTGCTCGCCAAGCTCGGCATGCAGCGCCGCACCCAGGCCGCCGTGTTCTCCAGCCAGCTGCGCAAGCCCGCGCGGGACCGGTCATAGGGGAACCCGCCAGGTCACGCGGGTGCCCTTGCCCGCCTCCGAGGTGACCGACAGCGAGCCGCCGAAAAGGCGGGCGCGGTGGTCGAGGTTGAGCAGGCCGCTGCGCGCGACGGACTCGGGCACGCCGACGCCGTCGTCCACCACGGAGATGATCAGCTCGTCGCCCGCCTCGACGGTGACCGTGAGGGTCTTGGCGTCCGCGTGGCGCACGGCGTTGGTCACGGTCTCGCGGATGACCGCCTCGACGTGCTCGGCCAGCTCGTCGGACACCGAGTTGTCCACCGTGCCCGACATCCGCACGGCGGGCGACAGCGCGGTCTCGTCGGTCAGTTCCGCGATCATGTCGAGCAGCCGCCTGCGCAGGCTGGCGTCCTCGTCGCCCGCGCTCTGCAGGTCGAAGATCGCCGTCCGGATCTCCCGCACGGTCTGGTCCAACTGCGCCACGGCGGTGGTCACCCGGCTCCGGACCTCCTTGTCGGTGATCCGGCGCAGGCTCCCCTGCAGGCTCATCCCGGTGACGAACAGCCGTTGGATGACGTGGTCGTGCAGATCCCGCGCGATGCGGTCGCGGTCCTCCAGCACGTCCAGCAGCCGCAGCGACCGCTGCTTCTCCGCCAGCTGCATGGCCAGCGCCGCCTGGTCGGCGAACGAGGCCAGCACCGGCATCCGGTCGGCGCCCAGCGGCGGTTCGCCCTTGCCGCGCACCGCGACCAGCACTCCGGTCACGACCGCGCCCGCGCGCATCGGCACCGCGATCCCCGGACCGAACCCGGACTCCCCGTTCGCCAGGTACCCCTCGAACGAGTCGACGACCTTCGGGATGCCGGTCCGCAGCACCTCGTCGATCGGGGACCCGGCCGCGACCAGGTCCGATCCGATCAGCCGGTCGACCCGCGGCCCCGCGCCCGCGGTGACGTGGAGACGGCCTTCGCCGCCGAGCACGACCAGCGCCGAGTGCGCTCCCGCGAGGTCCACGGTCCGCTGGGCGATCAGCCGGAGCGCGTCCTCGCCGGACGCGCCGCCCAGGAGCTCGGTGTTGATCTCCGCGGTGGCCTCCAGCCACCGCTCGCGCGTCCGCGACCGCTCGAACAGCCGCGCGTTCTCGATCGCCACGCCCGCCGCGGCGGCCAGCGCCTGGAGCACCACCTCGTCGTCGGGGGTGAACTCGGCGTGGCCCTTCTTCTCCGTCATGTACAGGTTCCCGAAGATCTCCCCGCGCGACCGGATCGGCACGCCGAGGAAGCTGCGCATCGGCGGGTGGTCCGACGGGAACCCCACGGACGCGGCGTGCTTGCCGAGGTCGAGCAACCGGAGCGCGCGCGGATCCTTGATCAGCAGCCCGAGCAGGCCCTTGCCCTCGGGCAGGTGCCCCATGTGCGCGCGGGTCTCCGGGTCGATGCCCTCGTAGACGAACTCCGACAGGTCGTCCCTGGCCCCGAGCACGCCCAGCGCGCCGTACCGGGCGCCGACCAGCTCGACGGCGGCCTGCACGATCCGCTGCAACGTCGAGTCCAGCTCCAGCCCCGACCCGACCGCGAGGACGGCGTCGAGCAGGCTCTGCGTCTGGTCGCGGGAGGCCGCGATCTCGGTCAGCCGCTCCTGCACTTCGCCCAGGAGCTCGTCCAGGCGCAGCCCCGCGAGGCTGGGTCCGGCGCCTCCGGAATCGGACTCGTCGACCATCGCGTGTTGCTCCGCATCTGCTGGTGCGCCGGAACGCACCCCCCGCTACCGACGCGGCCAGCTTGGCACGGGGGTTCCGCGTGGACCAGGCGGCCACCTGTCCCTGGTCGCCGAGGACCTTGGTCCGTGTCGTCGCCCCGCGGAACGCGTGAGAGTCGGAACCGGGAAGTCGACCGCTCCGGGAGGGCGAGGTGGATGGTGGTGAACGCGGTGGTGTCGGCGCTGGGCCTGGCGGAGGACGACGTTCGCGGTGTGCTCGAAGCCGCGTCGCTCGCCCCTTCGATCCACAACAGCCAGCCGTGGCGGTTCGTGCTCCGACCGGACCGGATCGAGCTGCGCTCCGACGAGGGCGGGCGGCTCCGGGCGGCGGACCCCGGAGGCCGCGAACTGCGGCTGTCCTGCGGCGCCGCCCTGTTCAACGTCCGGCTGGCGTTGCAGGGGCTGGGAATCCGGCCGCTGGTGACCCTGGTCCCCGGTCGCACGACGCCGGGGGCGCTCGCCGTCATCCGCCGCGGCGGGTCGTTCACCACGACCGACGAGACCCGCGCGCTGCTCCGCGCGGTGGGGCGGCGGCGGACCAACCGGCACCCGTTCACCGACGCCGCGGTGCCCGACGGCCACCGCGTGCAGGTGGTCCGCGCCGCCGAGCTGGAACGCTCGTGGCTGCACGTCGTGGACGACCGCGCCGAGCTGGCCGTCCTGCGCGGCCTGGTCCGGCAGGCGAACCGGCGGCAGCTGGCGGACCCCACCGTGCAGGCGGAACTGGCCGCGTGGACGGGTGGGCGCGCCTCGCCCGGCCACGGTGTGCCGAGGGCGTCCGCGGGGTTCGTCCCCGAGCCGCAGGACGAGTGGGCGCTGCGCGACTTCTCCTCCGGCGCGCCCGTGGAGCGACCATCCGGAAAGGACTACGAGCCCAGTCCGCTCGTCGTCGTGCTCTGCTCGTTCTACGACGGCCCGCTGGGCGAACTCCAAGCAGGACAAGCACTCCAGCGGGTGCTGCTGTCGGCGACCGCGCTGGGGCTGTCCGCCTCGTTCCTGTCGCAGGTGATCGAGGTGGACGGGACCAGGGAGGGGCTTCGCCGCGCACTGGGCGGCTCACTGTTCCCGCAAACCGTGCTGCGCCTCGGTTTCGGCTCACCGGTCCCCCGCACTCCCCGGCTGCCGGTGGACGACCTGGTGGTACCGCTGCCCGGCGTCCCCGCGTCCACCGGATCCAGGAACCCAGGAGGTACCCGATGAACGACCGCCCCGGTGACGACGAGCCGGTGCCCGTCGTCGTGCCCCCCGGCTCGACGCGGTCTGGTGGGCCGCCGACTACGCGAGTCGCCGCGGCTCGCCGCTGCTGCTGGTGCACCTCCAGCCCGACATCACGGCCGTCACCGACCAGGTGCGCTCGCGGTTCCCGGACCTCGCCGTGCGGCAGCGGTACGCGCGGGACCGCGTCGGCGACCTGCTCGTCGCCGAGTCGGAGCACGCCCACCTCATCGCGGTGGCCGACGAGGGCGCGGTGGTCTTCGAGGGCGAGTCCGTCATCACCGCGCTCAGCGCGCTCGCCCGCTGCCCGGTGGTCAGCGTGCCGCCCGGAGCCGCGTGGACCGACCCGGCCGCGCCGGTGATCGTCGGCGTGCACGCCAGCGCGCGCTCGCGCGAGAAGCTGGAGTTCTCGTTCGCCGAAGCCGACCGCCTGGGCACCGGTGCGCGGCTGGTCCGCTGCGCGTCCCGCGGCCCGGCCGACGACCTGCTCCGCGAGGTGAGCGCCCGCTACCCCGACGTGCCGGTGCACTCCGAGGTCCTCGGCACGCCCGCGGCGAGCGCGGTGGCGTGGCATGCCCACTTCGGCTCCATGGTCGTCCTGGGATCACGGCGGGGCGGAGCCGTCCGCGGCGCGCTGGTCCGCTCGATCAGCCGGGCCGTACTGCGCCACGCGTCCAGCCCGGTCGTGGTGATCGGCCCGTCGTGCCGCCGGTTCTCCCCGGCGGTGTCCGATCTCGACAACGCGAGGAGCTGACCATGCGCGCCGAAGACGTCATGTCCACCCCGGCGGTCACCGTGCGGGAGGACGCGCCCGCCAAGTCCGCCATCGCCCTGCTCACCTCCCACGGCTTCACCGCGCTGCCCGTGCTGGACGCCGACGACCGGCTGGTCGGCGTCGTCACCGAGGCCGACCTCATGCGCGACCGCGTCCTCCCCGACGCCCGCGGCCTGATCTGGCGCGACGAGGAGCCCGCCGCTCCCGCCCCGGCCCGCCTCGTCCGCGACGCGATGACCGGTCCCGCGGTCGCCGTCCGGGCCGCGGCCGACATCGCCGAGGTGGCGAAGGTGTTGCTGGACAAGCACATCCGGTGCGTCCCGGTCGCCGACGGCACCACCCTGCTCGGCATCGTCAGCCGCCGCGACCTGCTGCGCACCCTCGCCCGTGACGACGACGCCATCGTCACCGACGTCCGCCACCGGCTCGCCGCCTACGGCGGGCACGGGCGGTGGGCGGTGTCGGTGCTGGACGGCGCGGTGACCGTCGTCGACGAGTTCGACGACGCCGACGACCGGCACGTCGCCACCGTGCTCGCGGCGAGCGCGCCCGGCGTGCAGTCCGTGGACGTCACCGCGCGGGTCGACCGGCACACCTGACCGGAGTCCCGACCGGAGTCCCTGCCCGACGACGACTTCGGACCCTGCCGGGCGGGTGGCGCGAAGACCAGGCTGAGTGCGGCGGGATGAAACCCGACGCGGCACCAACAGGAGGATTCCCATGGCCACCAAGCACATCCCCACCCGCACCCACGACACCACGACGGCGCCGGCGGTGTCGCCCACGTCCGCCGCCAGGCCGTTGGCGGTGCTGCGCGCCGCGCTCGGCCTGGTCTTCCTGTGGGCGTTCCTCGACAAGGCCTTCGGCCTCGGCTACAGCACACCGGGCGAACGCTCGTGGCTCAACGGCGGCTCCCCCACCAACGGCTTCCTCGGCCACGTCGAAGTAGGCCCGCTCCAGTCCCTGTTCCGCGGCTGGGCGGGCTCCCCCGTGGCCGACGGCCTGTTCATGCTCGGCCTGCTCGCCATCGGCCTGGCCCTCGTCCTCGGCATCGGCCTGCGGATCGCCGCGGTCTCCGGCGCGCTGATGATGCTGATGATGTGGCTGGCCGAATGGCCGCCCGCCCAGCACACCTCGACCGGCGAGGCCACCGGCTCCTCGAACCCGCTCGTCGACTACCACGTCATTTACGCCATCGGCGTCATCGTCGTGGCCCTCACCGCCGCGGGCGACACCTGGGGCTTCGGCAGGCAGTGGAAGGCACTGCCCTTCGTGCGCGCCAACAAGTGGCTCGGCTGATCCACCCGCAACGCGGAGCGGGGCACCTCCGGGATCCGGAGGTGCCCCGCTCCGCGTGCGGCTGGGATTACGCCTTGTCGTCGTTCGGCGGCAGGTTCACGTCCTTGGCGGGCTTGGCGGGCCCGCCCTTGGTGGACGTCGGCGCCTCGGACTTCGGGTCCTCGGCCTCCGGTTCCTCGGTGGCGGGCAGCATCGCGTCCAGAGCGGCGCCCACGATCCGCCGGAACGCCCGGCGGGGGCGGTCGCGTTCGAGGACGGCCACTTCCAGCTTGCCGCGGTCGAGCAGGTCGGGCTTGCCGTTGCCGGTGCTGGTGGAGCCCGCGCTCAGACCGCGGACCGCCACGCTGACGGCGTCGGCCAACGCCAGGCCGTCGGTGAAGAGGTCCTTGAGCGCGGTGGTGGTGGCTTCGGCCTGGCCGCCCATGACGACGTACTGGGGCTCGTCGACGATGGAGCCGTCGTAGGTGAGCCGGTACATGGTGTCCTGCTCGGGCAGGTGGCCGACCTCCGCGACGCAGATCTCGACCTCGAGGGGCTTGATCTGCTCGGTGAAGATCGACCCGAGGGTCTGGGCGTAGACGTTGGCCAGGGAGCGGCCGGTGACGTCGCGCGGGTCGTTCTGGTACCCGCGGATGTCGGCGAACCGGATCCCCGCCTGGCGCAGGTTCTCGAACTCGCTGTACCGGCCGACGGCCGCGAACCCGATGCGGTCGTAGATCTCCGAGACCTTGTGCAGCGTGCTGGAGGGGTTCTCGGCCACGAACAGGATCCCGTCGGCGTACCTGAGCACGACGACGCTGCGGCCCCTGGCAATACCCTTCCTGGCGTACTCCGAGCGGTCGCGCAGGATCTGCTCGGGTGAGGCGTACAACGGCATCGTCACTGGCGCGGCTCCTGACCTCGGCGAATGGGGGTGGGCACGGCTAGACCCTGCGGCCTTCGACGACGGCCTCGGCGATCGCGGCCGTGCGCTCGTCGGACAGCGGGACGGCGCCCTCGGCCGCGGTGATCGTGACGATCACCGGGTAGATGCGCCGCACGATGTCCGGGCCGCCGGTGGCGGTGTCGTCGTCCGCCGCGTCGTACAGCGACTCGACGGCGGCACGGGCGGCTCCGTCGGCGTCCGCGTCGGGGTCGTAGAGCTTCTTGAGCGCCGACTTGGCGAACAGCGAGCCGGAGCCCACGGCCTGGTAGCCCTGGTTCTCCTCGTAGCGGCCGCCGGTGACGTCGTAGGACACGATCCGGCCCGCGCGGTCGGGGTCGGGGGCCTCGGTGTCGAAGCCCGCGAACAGCGGCACCACGGCGAGACCCGCCATGGCGGCGTCGAGGTTGCCCCTGATCATCGCGGCCAGGCGGTTGGCCTTGCCGTCGATCGAGAGCGAGACGCCCTCGATCTTCTCGTAGTGGCGGAGCTCGACCGCGAACAGGCGCACGATCTCGATCGCGATGCCCGCGGTGCCCGCGATGCCGACGGCGGAGTAGTCGTCGGTGACGAACACCTTCTTCATGTCGCGCTGGGCGATCACGTTGCCCATGGTCGCGCGCCGGTCGCCCGCGATCAGGACGCCGCCCTTGAAGGTGACGGCCACGATCGTGGTCCCGTGCGGGGCCTGGACGTGGCTGCCCTCGGGCAGCTTCCGCCCGGAAGGCAGCAGCTCGGGCGCCTGGGCGCGGAGGAAGTCGGTGAACGACGATGACCCCGGCGTCAAGTACGCCGGGGGCAACGACGCGGACGGGTACCGCCCGGACGAGCTGTTTTCCATGTGTGGCTTCGTCTCCTGTCCCCGAGTCGGCTGGTGGGCGGTGCTCTACCGCCTACTCGCCGCCCTTTTGCACGTATGCCCGCACGAAGTCCTCGGCGTTCTCCTCGAGAACGTCGTCGATCTCGTCCAGGATCGCGTCGACGTCCTCGCCGAGCTTCTCGCGTCGTTCCTGGCCCGCCGCCGCGGCGTCGCCGCCGTCGCCGTCGCCGTCACCGCCGCCTTGCCGCTGAACCTGTTCCTGTGCCATCTCAGCCTCCCGCGTCGACCCGAGTGAAGGGGTCTTCCACAACATTACCCAGCAGAACCGACAATTAGTGCCTGCCACACGGGTTCGATGATCAGCCCCTCGTCAGGGCGTCCACCAGTTGTTCGGCCGTCTCCGCGGCCTCCAGGAGTGCTCCCACGTGGGCTTTCGTCCCCCGGAGGGGTTCAAGGGTGGGGATCCGGACCAGTGATTCCCGACCGAGGTCGAAGATCACGGAGTCCCACGAGGCGGCGGCCACGGACTGGGGGTAGCGCTCGAGGCACCGGCCGCGGAAGTACGCGCGGGTGTCCTCCGGCGGCGACTTGATGGCCGCGAGGACCTCCTCCTCGCTGACCAGGCGCTTCATCGAGCCGCGCGCGACCAGCCGGTTGTAGAGGCCCTTGTCCAGCCGCACGTCGGAGTACTGGAGGTCGACGAGCTTGAGCCGGGGCGCGCCCCAGGCCAGGTTGTCGCGCGAGCGGTACCCCTCCAGCAGCCGCAGCTTCGCCACCCAGTCGAGGCGGTCCGCGCACTCCTGCGGGTCGCGGCGCAGCGCGTCGAGCACCTCGCCCCAGATCCGCACGACGTCGCGGTCGGCGGCGTGGTCGCCCGCGGTGTCCTCGTCGAGGAACTTCGCGGCACGCTCGTGGTAGGCGAACTGGATGTCCAGGCCGGTCAGCTTGCGGCCGCCGGACAGCTCGACCTGCACCTTCAGCGTCGGGTCGTGGCTGATCTGGTGTACGGCGCGGACGGGGTCGAGCAGCCGCAGGTCGTCGAAGCGCCTGCCGGCCTCGATCATGTCCAGCACGATCGAGGCGGTGCCGACCTTGAGGTAGGTGGAGTACTCGGCGAGGTTCGCGTCGCCGATGATGCAGTGCAGCCTGCGGTACT
This window contains:
- a CDS encoding lectin; amino-acid sequence: MRLRSIALAAVTFAAVAVPITAGTAQAVSDPAQYVNAFVGTKPGGPDFGHGGGAGNTFPGAVSPFGMLQWSPDTVTHQHGGYHYDDNRIRGFSLTHLSGPGCSDFGNIPFMPTLGTSPVSYSTFNHANEIAQPGYYSVAFDNGLRTELTANQRSGVARFTYPAGQRASLSVDAARAFNAASGSITIGTNSLSGYTDSGGFCGAGNRYRLHFTVTFDQNFSTAGVVDEQGKVDESRRTIEGKSGQQLPPEPKTAQTQNLPPAPVTTQDVQPFAASAFVSFNTSTVTARIGISFVDLDGAKANLASETGTKTFDQVKAQSRAAWNGWLGRIDVTGGTTTQLRTLYTSLYHSLLHPNVYSDVNGRYTGFDNQVHTTTTVQYANYSGWDVYRSQIALISLLAPKEASDIAQSAVNQAAQGGYFDRWTVANGGTGVMNGDPMAIIVSTVHAFGGTSFDTAQALQRIVAGVNDIRQRPGWLQYNTYGYVPTGLGDVWGSASTTLEYTSADFAISQLAARLGDTATAENFLRRAQNWRNLFESGQKYLKPRNTDLSWPAFDPIQENEYVEGNAAQYTWMVPYNHRGLFDAMGGNASVVSRLDTFFTELNAGPKKPYAYLGNEPTLNTPWAYAYAGAPAKTQDVVRRALTSIFTPVPEGLVGNDDLGEMSSWAVWAALGMYPEAPGRADLVLASPQFPQTTITRGNGKTITITAAGASDSAKYVQSLRVNGTASTKPWLPSTFIANGGTLDYTLGTTASTWGSAAADAPPSFDVGPTPARTGAVTGLAGKCADADPGVTANGAPVRLWDCNSSAAQQWTLASDGSVRAAGRCLDVSASSRSNGAKVQLWDCNGTGAQQWWPKANGSLVNAPSGRCLDVPNSNSANGIQLQIYDCNTSTAQQWRVP
- a CDS encoding response regulator transcription factor, whose translation is MPTRVFLVDDHQIVRRGVAEMLGEEGDLEVVGEASSVAEALTRVPTSGADVAVLDIRLPDGNGIELCRDLRSLLPDLNVLMLTSFADDEALFDAIMAGASGFVLKQILGGDLVDAVRTVAGGQSLLDARSTSALLNRIRRDRETGDPLRTLTDQERAVLDLIGDGLTNREIAERMFLAEKTVKNYVSHLLAKLGMQRRTQAAVFSSQLRKPARDRS
- a CDS encoding GAF domain-containing sensor histidine kinase, which translates into the protein MVDESDSGGAGPSLAGLRLDELLGEVQERLTEIAASRDQTQSLLDAVLAVGSGLELDSTLQRIVQAAVELVGARYGALGVLGARDDLSEFVYEGIDPETRAHMGHLPEGKGLLGLLIKDPRALRLLDLGKHAASVGFPSDHPPMRSFLGVPIRSRGEIFGNLYMTEKKGHAEFTPDDEVVLQALAAAAGVAIENARLFERSRTRERWLEATAEINTELLGGASGEDALRLIAQRTVDLAGAHSALVVLGGEGRLHVTAGAGPRVDRLIGSDLVAAGSPIDEVLRTGIPKVVDSFEGYLANGESGFGPGIAVPMRAGAVVTGVLVAVRGKGEPPLGADRMPVLASFADQAALAMQLAEKQRSLRLLDVLEDRDRIARDLHDHVIQRLFVTGMSLQGSLRRITDKEVRSRVTTAVAQLDQTVREIRTAIFDLQSAGDEDASLRRRLLDMIAELTDETALSPAVRMSGTVDNSVSDELAEHVEAVIRETVTNAVRHADAKTLTVTVEAGDELIISVVDDGVGVPESVARSGLLNLDHRARLFGGSLSVTSEAGKGTRVTWRVPL
- a CDS encoding Acg family FMN-binding oxidoreductase, yielding MNAVVSALGLAEDDVRGVLEAASLAPSIHNSQPWRFVLRPDRIELRSDEGGRLRAADPGGRELRLSCGAALFNVRLALQGLGIRPLVTLVPGRTTPGALAVIRRGGSFTTTDETRALLRAVGRRRTNRHPFTDAAVPDGHRVQVVRAAELERSWLHVVDDRAELAVLRGLVRQANRRQLADPTVQAELAAWTGGRASPGHGVPRASAGFVPEPQDEWALRDFSSGAPVERPSGKDYEPSPLVVVLCSFYDGPLGELQAGQALQRVLLSATALGLSASFLSQVIEVDGTREGLRRALGGSLFPQTVLRLGFGSPVPRTPRLPVDDLVVPLPGVPASTGSRNPGGTR
- a CDS encoding universal stress protein, whose product is MHLQPDITAVTDQVRSRFPDLAVRQRYARDRVGDLLVAESEHAHLIAVADEGAVVFEGESVITALSALARCPVVSVPPGAAWTDPAAPVIVGVHASARSREKLEFSFAEADRLGTGARLVRCASRGPADDLLREVSARYPDVPVHSEVLGTPAASAVAWHAHFGSMVVLGSRRGGAVRGALVRSISRAVLRHASSPVVVIGPSCRRFSPAVSDLDNARS
- a CDS encoding CBS domain-containing protein; this translates as MRAEDVMSTPAVTVREDAPAKSAIALLTSHGFTALPVLDADDRLVGVVTEADLMRDRVLPDARGLIWRDEEPAAPAPARLVRDAMTGPAVAVRAAADIAEVAKVLLDKHIRCVPVADGTTLLGIVSRRDLLRTLARDDDAIVTDVRHRLAAYGGHGRWAVSVLDGAVTVVDEFDDADDRHVATVLAASAPGVQSVDVTARVDRHT
- a CDS encoding DoxX family membrane protein; its protein translation is MATKHIPTRTHDTTTAPAVSPTSAARPLAVLRAALGLVFLWAFLDKAFGLGYSTPGERSWLNGGSPTNGFLGHVEVGPLQSLFRGWAGSPVADGLFMLGLLAIGLALVLGIGLRIAAVSGALMMLMMWLAEWPPAQHTSTGEATGSSNPLVDYHVIYAIGVIVVALTAAGDTWGFGRQWKALPFVRANKWLG
- the prcA gene encoding proteasome subunit alpha; translation: MTMPLYASPEQILRDRSEYARKGIARGRSVVVLRYADGILFVAENPSSTLHKVSEIYDRIGFAAVGRYSEFENLRQAGIRFADIRGYQNDPRDVTGRSLANVYAQTLGSIFTEQIKPLEVEICVAEVGHLPEQDTMYRLTYDGSIVDEPQYVVMGGQAEATTTALKDLFTDGLALADAVSVAVRGLSAGSTSTGNGKPDLLDRGKLEVAVLERDRPRRAFRRIVGAALDAMLPATEEPEAEDPKSEAPTSTKGGPAKPAKDVNLPPNDDKA
- the prcB gene encoding proteasome subunit beta → MENSSSGRYPSASLPPAYLTPGSSSFTDFLRAQAPELLPSGRKLPEGSHVQAPHGTTIVAVTFKGGVLIAGDRRATMGNVIAQRDMKKVFVTDDYSAVGIAGTAGIAIEIVRLFAVELRHYEKIEGVSLSIDGKANRLAAMIRGNLDAAMAGLAVVPLFAGFDTEAPDPDRAGRIVSYDVTGGRYEENQGYQAVGSGSLFAKSALKKLYDPDADADGAARAAVESLYDAADDDTATGGPDIVRRIYPVIVTITAAEGAVPLSDERTAAIAEAVVEGRRV